The genomic window CAACAGCATCCGCAGGAcccaggaacttgttagaaatgcaaacccTCAGGCTCCATCTCAGACCTAATTCATTAGAAACTACAAGTTCTGAATCTCAgctctggggcaggggctggcaaACTCTCAACCTAGGGCCAAATTCAACCTGCCGCCTGTTTTTTTGCGAACGAAGTTTAACAAAACCCAGCCACGTTGTCTAGGGCTGATTTTGTGCTATACAGACGGAGCCGAGCAGTTGCAACAGAGGCAGGTGGCAGGCAAAATCTTtaccaaaaaacttaaaatttgagaatcactggcaCAGAGAGCTACCTCCTCCTTTTTAGCGGTTGGGTGAATTCCATTCTGCAGAGCCAAGTCCTAGCTAGCCGGTCCCGTCTTCAAAATTAGacacatcctcacagacacagcTTTGTGCACCTGTCCAGTGATCTCCTGTGGATGAAACTCATTGAGCTGAAATGAAGTTGGGTTAAAAGGCGTGTAAGGGCTCAGTGGGTTGGACGTCTGACTTCCTCTCctgtcgtgatctctcagttcctgagtttgagccccacctcaggctcactgctgtcagctgctgtcatcatggagcttgctttgagtcctttgtccccatctctctctctctctctctctgcccctcccccccaaaaaaggtgtGTACAGTTTTAAGCCCAATGATACACATCTGGCAAATCATCCTCCAGAAAGTTGGTATCAATCGATAGCCCCTAGTCAACGGTGAGTATTCTTAGGTCTTTGCCAATCTACAGGGCGAAAAAAGTTTTCTGACTCTCATCATTTGTATTCTTTTGACAACTATTGGGGTTGGACATCTAACATAAAAAGATGTTATTGTTTAGAAGCTGTTTGTACTTCTGCAAATTACCTGTTTGTGTCCTTTGCTTATTATCCTGGCAAATGTCAAGAACTGTAATGTTAGCTTGCCACAGTTTTGTGGCTGCTTGTAGAAGACACAAGACCCCCAGGTCAGAGACAAGGACAGGTTATTACTCTTGGCAACAGTAGTAGCCAGAGTATCagttctctgagccccagttcccACAGGGCGAGATGAAGAGAGCTGGCTGAGATCTGCACATGCAGTGGGGTGCATTACAGGAGAGGAACCCCAAGTTTAGGGAACCTGGACCTTTTACAATGGATCATAAACCTGCGTGCTCTTTGGCCCAGAGGGAGACACTGTTTCTCCCCCAAGGCTGTTCACTAAATGAAATCCTTGACAAAGGCAGTCAGCCTGTCtgcagaaatgagagagaacCATGAGGGAATTGTCTTCCAACACCGGGTTGTTTATCTTATTCTTATTTGCTTGTAAAAGCTCTTTGCATATTAGATATATTAATTCTTTGACATACAACTTGTAATTATTTcccttagatttttaaaaaactttttaaacagcTTTGTGTGTTGGCAAAGGGAGTACAAAGGTTTAAAATTTTAGAGTTACATTCATCAATCCTCTCCCCAATGATTTCTGGTCTTGGTATCATGATTTGAAAAATCTTACTCTTCCCAGAGTTATGTAAACATTTTACTTCTCTCTAGTGCTCTTATATTACATTTCACATTAGATCTTTGATTATCTGGAACGTATTttagtattatctttttaatgttcatttatttttgagagagacagagacagagtacgagagggggaggagcagcgagagagggagacacagaatccgaagcaggctccgggctccgagctgtcagcacagagcccgacgctggggctcgaactcatgaaccgcgagatcatgatcagagcccaagtcggacacttaaccgactgagccacccaggtgccccaaggcatgTATTTTAGCGTAAAGAGTGAAACTGGGATTTGGTGCTTACAGTCTCTCCCACACCAACAGTGAAGAAAATAGTCTCCAACATCATGAAGTGAAGCATGCAAGCGTTTTTGCCAAGTCGTTTCACGTTGGGGTCTTTGAAAGCCTTTGTGAGCATCGAGTTCCCGAGGATGGCTTATGTTATGTTCTTTGAAATGGCCCTTATTGAAAGACTTAGGGGAAAGTCTGTTTGGGGTGGGCTGGTTCGCTCTTGCAGAGTCTTTGGGGGAGATTTGTCATCATGGTTTGATAGGTATTCCGTTGGGTTTCCTGGAAGGTTGTTATTGCAGGGTTTCTGACAATGGCTGCTGTTGTAGGACCATTGAGACATTTGCTTTGTCGTTCCACCCTATTTGGGAGATTCCTTTATGGAGGGTCTCCAGGAAGAGTAGTTTCCCAAGTGTCAGCATCCTCCCCCACAGGATCCCTCTCCGCCGAGTGCACACTGGACACAGGACTCTGAACCCACTGAGGGGATGGGGGAAGCCAGCAGCGACCCCCGCTTTGGGGGCCCCCTCCCCTGGAGACAAGCCCACCTTCGTACCTCTCTCTAACTACATGAATGTGAGTCACAGCCCCAGAGagtcctcaccctcctccccacttaAGAAGTCAAACCCTTCATTCACCCTCTCTCCGTTTCACCCTCAGGTCCAGTATTACGGGGAAATTGGGCTGGGAACGCCCCCACAAAACTTCTCTGTCGTTTTTGACACTGGCTCCTCCAATCTCTGGGTCCCGTCCATAAGATGCCACTTCTTCAGCCTGCCCTGCTGTGAGCTTTCATGGGGGAGAATGAGACTGAACAGGGGTGATGGGAGAAGTGGGGCCTGGGTCTTGGCTTCCCGAGGATTTTGGAGGTGCTGTTCTCTTCTGACATGCCCTCACGGGTCACAAGTTCACAGAGGCAGGAGGCCACTGGGGAGACTCCCTTCCTCCAGTGACACCTCCCTGATCTTCTGACCTAGGGCTCCACCACCGTTTCAACCCCAAGGCCTCCAGCTCCTTCCAACCCAATGGGACCAAGTTTGCCATTCAGTATGCAGCTGGGAGGCTAGCTGGCATCCTGAGTGAGGACAAGCTGACTGTGCGTGACCATGGACCCCAGGAAGACTTGAGGCTGGGAGAACCCCACCGTCTGAGAGGATCTGGCTTAGGGAGGGGGCTTAGGAGGCGGGGCTTCCTGGGGAAATGGATGAAAGGGGCGGGGTTTCCTGGTTAAAGGGGTGGGCTTCCTAAGTGGGGAAGCAGTCTTTCCTAGACGGTTGGGGGCTGTTTTCAGGGGTGTCCGTATGGGATTCATGCCTTGGTTTGGAACATTTCAGGGTTATGTAGGTTATGTCCTTCAAGAAGTAACCTGCCCCATTTGAATCTATCCGTAGATTGGAGGAATTATGAATGCATCAGTGATTTTTGGAGAGGCTCTGTGGGAGCCCAGCCTGGTGTTCACTTTTGCCCGCTTCGATGGGATACTGGGCCTTGCTTTCCCCGTTCTGGCCGTGGGAGGGGTCCGACCCCCACTGGATGTACTGGTGGACCAGGGGCTACTGGATAAGCCTGTCTTCTCCTTCTACCTCAACAGGTAATGGGCGAGGGTCTACCTTCCTATGAGTCCTAGCCCCAAGAAAGATGTTCTGTCTGCTTTCAGAAGTCCCATGTCCAATAAAGGAAGTCTCATCTTCCACTCAGGAAGTCACCTACCCAATGTAAATAACACGTGCTCAAAAAGTCCCACTCACCGAGCAACCTTAAGACctactacaggggcgcctgggtggctcggtcggttgggcgtccgacttcggctcaggtcatgatctcacggtccgtgggttcgagccccacgtcaggctctgtgccgacagctcggagcctggagcctgtttcggattctgtgtctccctctctctctctgcccctcccctgttcatgctctgtctctctctgtctcaaaaataaataaacgttaaaaaaaattttaaaaaattaaaaaaaaaaaagacctactaCAAGCACTCACTGTCACTTTAAATGCTTCATGTTTCAAACCCAAACCAGGAAACTCCGTGCCTTACCTACTCAACTTAGGAACTCCCTCTTCCCCGCACACAAAGCCCAAATTCCATTTGAGAGTACATTCCAGAAGTCCGAAGCTACCCATTGTAATCGAAGAAGTCCCACCTATCTTTCAGGAAGCTCAACTTTACGCTCAGAAAGCCCCACCCACCGTCCAGGAAggccccaccttccctctggagGTCCATCCCCCACAGTCATAAAATCCCACGCCTGAGCAGGTCCCACCCACTCGGGAAGCTCCACTTACCTCCGGAGGGGTCCTCTCCTTCCACACCTCCAGGAATCCCCGCCCTTCTCAGCCAAATCAGGAAGCCTGCCACCTCTGACCCATGAGACCTACAATTTAGAAAGTCTCACCATGTGCCCAGGAAGCCACCCCGCTTCTGCCCAAGTGACACCTGCCAGAGCCAATTCGCAAACCCCGGGGCTCCATGTACACTCCaccccagtggctcagttggtgaacaGTCCaattctcgatttcagctcagtcgAGCTCTTCCGCTGGctgtggtgcctgcttaagattctctctccctccctctctgcccctcccctgctcacccgcACGCGTATGCGCTCTCTGCCAGTAAGTAACAAATTCCACCCCAAAAGTTCTACCTTCTACAGTCAAATCAAGAAGCTCTGGGGGCTGCTGCGTGGTTCAGcccttaagtatctgactttggctcaggtcatgatctcatggttcgtgagttcgagccacgtatctgatgagctcaagccccacttcaggtaaaaAAAACAGGAGCCCACTccgggtgagccccgcttctctctctctctctctctctctcaaaaaaaataataataataattaattaattaaaaaatttaaaaataaaaaaagaagtcctgTCCCCACTTCAGAAGCCCCCCAGGACCCTAAAAGACCTTCACCAAGAAAAgtcccatttccttttcctttttttgctttgcttccaGTCCCAACATCTAGACCCTGCCTACATCCCACCACTCCACCCAGAACTGGTGACCTCCCATTGGCAAGAAttccctgccttttttttaagtttatttatttattaaaaaaggtgttttttttttaatgtttattcatttttgagagacagagagagacagtgttagcggcgggggggggggggggtgggcagagagagagggagacacagaacccgaagcaggctccaggctctgagctgtcagcacagagcctgatgtggggcttgaacccacgaactttgagatcatgacctgactgaagtcggacgcttaaccgactgagccacccaggcaccccaagtttatttatttatttttgagagagagtgagagaacacagTGCACGCGCGTGCAAgccgggggagggacagagagaaaagggagacagacaatcccaaacaggctccgcaatgtcatcacagagcctgacacagggctcgaacccacgaaccatgagaaatctcaactgactgagccacccaggagccccaggaactCCCTTCCTTGACCCTGCCAGGCCGGCAGGACACTGACGGCACTTTGCCTCTGCAGGGATCCTGAAGCGGCCGATGGAGGAGAGCTGGTCCTGGGGGGCTCCGATCCGACTCACTATATCCCACCCCTCACCTTCGTGCCGGTCACGATCCCCGCCTACTGGCAGATCCACATGGGGCGGTGAGAGACCTGGCCTCCTAGGTCTGGGAGGAATGGGCCAGAGACCAATCCCCATtgtcctggggaggagggagccggAGGCCTGGACTcctggtctgagggaggaggaagctggggccctggactcctgggtctgggggaggaggggctgggccagggctcctgtgattgagggaggaggggctgagggccTGGATTCCTAGGACACTGGCTCCAACGTCTACCCTTTGCCCCCTCACAGTGTGAAGGTGGGCACAGGGCTGACTCTTTGTGCCCAGGGCTGCGCTGCCATCCTGGACACGGGCACATCCCTCATCACAGGACCCACTGAAGAGATCCGGGCCCTGAATACAGCCATTGGAGGAATCTCCTTGCTGGTGGGCGAGGTGAGGACCTAGAGTCTGGTGGGGCTTTGATGGCAAACACTGGGCAGGACGCTTGGGGCCCGAGGGTGGGATTAGGTGGTTAAGAGGTATCCCAAGGCAGAAGGCCCTGGGCACCACGAGTGACAGACTGTGGGGCAGTGGTCGGAAGCAAGGACACTTCCTAGGCATCTGCTGCGTGAGTCTGGAGATGGTGATACGGGTTGATTCAGGACCGCATGGGAGTGAGAAGCCTAGGGAGCCTGGGGACATCCGGGGGAGGTACACAGGAAGCTGAGGAATATTTACCATCAGGTGGTACTCAGAGCCTTGGAGGGCAGCCGTccctgggagagagaagaggtcTCAGGGGCAGCCTTGGGGAACATCCGCGTGGAGAAGTGGAGACAGGGCAGGAGCggtggcaggcaggggaggggcgcctggagaGCGGGGGCTCACTGAGGTTGTGCAAAGGAAGCTTCGGGcatggaggggcagggtggggcagggggcgggtcCTTCCAGGTAGAAATTTCCACGAGGTCTATCAAATGCCTAGGATGTGGGCTTATAATGGGCCAAGGGAACCAGGTAGATTGGAGCGGTTATGGGCATGGGTTGTCCGGGTTGGAACCCAGCTCTGCTACTGTTTTCTCTTGGACAAGCCACTTAGTATTCCTTtgcctcagggcgcctgggtggctcagttggttaagcgtgg from Panthera tigris isolate Pti1 chromosome E2, P.tigris_Pti1_mat1.1, whole genome shotgun sequence includes these protein-coding regions:
- the LOC122234354 gene encoding uncharacterized protein LOC122234354 isoform X7, which encodes MRLSLHFFGTLSRCPLVSVPPSPPLTPILARTRGCVTAERVAEVEPVLQTKEQPGTGSSYQISIFAEVSWVRGGRLPDLAEKGGDSWRCGRRGPLRRVERQSKCLNGPTTAAIVRNPAITTFQETQRNTYQTMMTNLPQRLCKSEPAHPKQTFP
- the NAPSA gene encoding napsin-A, with amino-acid sequence MSPLPTLLLWLLLLLTVEPASASLIRIPLRRVHTGHRTLNPLRGWGKPAATPALGAPSPGDKPTFVPLSNYMNVQYYGEIGLGTPPQNFSVVFDTGSSNLWVPSIRCHFFSLPCWLHHRFNPKASSSFQPNGTKFAIQYAAGRLAGILSEDKLTIGGIMNASVIFGEALWEPSLVFTFARFDGILGLAFPVLAVGGVRPPLDVLVDQGLLDKPVFSFYLNRDPEAADGGELVLGGSDPTHYIPPLTFVPVTIPAYWQIHMGRVKVGTGLTLCAQGCAAILDTGTSLITGPTEEIRALNTAIGGISLLVGEYLIQCETIPTLPPVSFLLGGVWFNLTAQDYVIQIVRGGFRLCFSGFQALDLPPPAGPLWILGDVFLRTYVAVFDRGNLTSGARVGLARSRFGETEPPRGGPAQAQFSGWRLG